One genomic window of Leptospira harrisiae includes the following:
- a CDS encoding NAD(P)/FAD-dependent oxidoreductase, which yields MKESLAIVGTGIAGLGSAYFLKNDFELTIFDSADYIGGHTNTVLVEEDGVSIPIDTGFIVFNHVTYPNLLRLFQTLNVPTKKSDMSFSVQHDPTKLEFCGSGLSGLFAQKKNLIRPRYLKMLLEIDRFNKSAPKILDDPKYDSWDLGKYMETFGYGKDILNFYLIPMSSAVWSTPPDLMLEFPAKSLIRFFYNHGFLGLNTQHQWYTVDGGSHEYIKRIIPPIKDRFRLNSPVKQVNRTSEGKVELVFGEGKKETFDKVLLATHGHISAKLLGNPTKLESELLPLYKYQHNTATLHTDESDMPKVSSCWSSWNYKIVEDEKRKQNPYTIYWMNRLQNVSKKQNYFVTINDPGRVAKEKIIQKIDYEHPLFSVEASLGQNRLPELNENGPIYYAGAYFRYGFHEDGFLSAVNVSRSILKRDPWN from the coding sequence GTGAAAGAATCTTTAGCTATCGTTGGTACAGGAATCGCAGGTCTTGGTTCCGCATATTTTTTAAAAAACGATTTTGAATTAACCATTTTTGACAGTGCCGATTATATCGGTGGTCATACAAATACAGTATTGGTGGAAGAAGATGGGGTATCAATTCCGATTGATACTGGATTTATCGTCTTTAATCATGTGACTTATCCGAACTTACTTAGACTTTTCCAAACATTAAATGTTCCCACTAAAAAATCGGATATGTCTTTTAGTGTCCAACATGATCCCACCAAACTAGAGTTTTGTGGATCGGGGCTTTCTGGGTTATTTGCTCAGAAAAAAAATCTAATTCGCCCTCGGTATTTGAAGATGTTACTTGAGATTGACAGGTTCAACAAATCGGCTCCGAAAATTTTAGACGATCCCAAGTATGATTCCTGGGATTTGGGAAAGTACATGGAGACTTTTGGATATGGGAAAGATATCTTAAATTTTTATTTAATCCCTATGAGTTCTGCGGTTTGGTCGACCCCTCCTGATTTGATGTTAGAATTTCCAGCAAAATCACTCATCCGATTTTTTTACAACCATGGATTTTTAGGTCTGAATACCCAACACCAATGGTATACAGTGGATGGTGGATCTCATGAATATATCAAACGAATCATTCCTCCCATCAAAGACAGGTTTCGACTCAATTCCCCAGTCAAACAAGTAAACCGTACGAGTGAAGGGAAGGTGGAACTTGTGTTTGGTGAAGGAAAAAAGGAAACTTTTGATAAAGTTTTACTTGCCACTCATGGGCATATTTCTGCGAAATTGTTAGGAAATCCTACAAAATTGGAAAGTGAACTTCTCCCTCTATACAAATACCAACACAACACTGCCACCTTACATACAGATGAGAGTGATATGCCAAAAGTATCGTCTTGTTGGTCTAGTTGGAACTATAAAATTGTAGAAGATGAAAAGAGAAAACAAAACCCTTACACAATCTATTGGATGAACCGTCTGCAAAATGTTTCTAAAAAACAAAATTATTTTGTGACCATCAACGACCCGGGTCGTGTGGCAAAAGAAAAAATCATTCAAAAAATAGATTATGAACACCCGCTCTTTTCTGTGGAAGCATCTCTTGGACAAAATCGTTTGCCAGAGTTAAACGAGAATGGTCCGATCTATTATGCAGGTGCTTACTTTCGATATGGATTCCATGAAGATGGGTTTTTATCAGCAGTCAATGTTTCGCGTAGCATTTTAAAAAGGGACCCATGGAATTAA
- a CDS encoding PLU-1-like domain protein: MEYPELETYFQKLTDITDRIAMMNNHFDATPEIDIPQLSEFYADIQSKDWENTDREYYELFTSYFTFHVKTVEEIIQEAREILNPENREYVKKLVSHVRNADDWFINLKKKRKLARTQVA; this comes from the coding sequence ATGGAATATCCCGAATTGGAAACGTATTTCCAGAAATTAACTGATATAACTGACCGGATCGCAATGATGAACAATCATTTTGATGCGACACCTGAGATCGACATACCACAGTTATCTGAATTTTATGCAGACATTCAGTCAAAGGACTGGGAGAATACAGATAGAGAGTATTATGAACTCTTTACCAGTTATTTTACCTTTCATGTAAAAACTGTGGAAGAAATCATTCAAGAAGCACGTGAGATTTTGAATCCTGAAAACAGGGAATATGTTAAGAAATTGGTGAGCCATGTTCGTAATGCGGATGATTGGTTTATCAATCTGAAAAAGAAACGCAAACTCGCTCGTACACAAGTCGCTTAA
- a CDS encoding peptidase MA family protein produces the protein MNGPDLWARDLTTQTSVCVGVDLVSSGTYVEVYKERSLSVNYDLLKFARDFDTITYPTLINTFGTPSDVDGDGKVKILVMDIKDGATANSAYVAGYFDPINYFPDNLFSRVRSNYAEVLYMDGKELIVALNHDPNAFASTAAHEFQHLLRYPRMRAANQTDELWINEGTSEVASDIAGYGPQTSRLDCYSGVNDSRCLDGINGVSLLDWDSSNSDILKQYSFAYVFMRYLYDISGTNDPQRQSFFRETVIGGSGTRANSTGNLMSIFRNTTFAPNFDATLLGNQNSDVFFRIFTLLTAQSFQLSDLSSVQQVTSDGAAPTNINLSTALARYPLSTSLNRITTNPVAPTSFRSSIKQGSANFYTSAWGTPSIPANSRKNYGRVVAANTKGVFFWADSPSGLSASVKYVQTNEEGTSLTIPKKPRSLKSVIESSSGPIPICGIEFTDDLVRTSESIPIE, from the coding sequence GTGAATGGTCCTGATCTTTGGGCAAGAGACCTAACCACTCAAACCAGTGTTTGTGTAGGCGTTGATTTGGTTAGTTCAGGTACCTATGTTGAAGTTTACAAAGAAAGGTCTTTGTCGGTTAATTACGACTTATTAAAGTTTGCTCGTGACTTTGATACAATCACCTACCCGACTCTCATCAACACATTTGGTACACCAAGTGATGTGGACGGAGATGGTAAAGTAAAAATCCTGGTGATGGACATAAAGGATGGAGCCACAGCAAACAGCGCTTATGTGGCAGGATATTTCGATCCAATTAATTATTTCCCTGACAATTTATTTTCAAGGGTTAGATCCAATTATGCTGAAGTCTTGTATATGGATGGGAAAGAACTAATTGTAGCTCTTAATCATGATCCAAATGCGTTTGCTTCCACAGCTGCTCATGAATTTCAACATTTACTCCGTTATCCACGAATGCGAGCAGCAAACCAAACCGACGAACTTTGGATTAACGAAGGCACAAGCGAAGTAGCAAGTGATATTGCAGGTTATGGGCCTCAAACCAGTCGGTTGGATTGTTATTCAGGAGTGAATGATTCTCGTTGTTTAGATGGGATCAACGGGGTTTCACTTTTAGATTGGGACAGCAGTAATTCCGATATTCTAAAACAGTATTCTTTTGCTTATGTATTTATGCGTTATCTCTATGATATCTCTGGTACCAATGACCCACAGAGACAATCCTTCTTTCGAGAAACCGTAATCGGAGGATCTGGGACAAGAGCAAATTCTACAGGGAATCTCATGAGTATATTCAGAAATACAACGTTTGCACCCAATTTTGATGCCACCTTACTCGGGAATCAAAACTCAGACGTATTCTTTAGAATTTTTACTCTTCTTACGGCACAAAGTTTCCAACTTAGTGACCTCAGCTCCGTCCAACAGGTAACCAGTGATGGTGCAGCACCCACTAACATTAATTTATCGACCGCATTGGCGAGGTACCCTCTTTCCACAAGTCTAAACAGGATCACTACAAATCCTGTTGCACCCACAAGCTTTCGTAGTTCTATCAAACAAGGTTCTGCAAACTTTTATACATCGGCATGGGGAACCCCTTCCATTCCAGCTAATTCCAGAAAGAACTATGGGCGAGTGGTGGCTGCTAATACAAAAGGTGTTTTCTTTTGGGCAGACTCACCTTCAGGTCTCAGTGCCAGTGTGAAGTATGTTCAAACTAATGAAGAAGGAACAAGTCTCACAATACCTAAAAAACCAAGATCCCTCAAATCAGTGATTGAATCTTCCTCTGGGCCTATTCCCATTTGCGGGATTGAGTTTACAGATGATTTGGTTCGTACTTCCGAAAGTATTCCAATAGAATAG
- the speE gene encoding polyamine aminopropyltransferase — protein MEIWYTEKLELEKGRAVSYRVTKTIESLQSPFQKIDIFETQSFGRMFTLDGVTMVTNKDEHSYHEMIAHIPMMSHPNPESVLVIGGGDGGTVREVLKHPSVKEVVLCEIDKAVVDISYKYFPECADAMKDPKVIHHYDDGAKFARDNKGRFDVILVDSSDPVGPAEVLFKEPFFRDMASALKPTGIIATQAESFWYHGDVISSLFDFIPKIFPEYGYYYTTIPTYPSGIIGFTFLSNAIDPYSVTPDPKRVPKGLKYYSPEIHKAAFVLPEFAKAYIKRKG, from the coding sequence ATGGAGATTTGGTATACTGAAAAATTGGAATTAGAAAAAGGGCGTGCGGTCAGTTACCGGGTAACAAAAACAATCGAAAGCCTACAATCTCCCTTCCAAAAAATCGATATTTTTGAAACACAATCCTTTGGCCGAATGTTTACACTTGATGGTGTAACAATGGTTACAAACAAAGACGAACATTCTTATCATGAAATGATTGCACATATTCCTATGATGAGTCATCCCAATCCAGAATCTGTCCTTGTGATTGGTGGGGGAGATGGGGGAACGGTTCGAGAAGTTTTAAAACACCCTTCTGTCAAAGAAGTTGTGTTATGCGAGATTGACAAAGCAGTTGTGGACATTAGTTATAAATATTTTCCTGAATGTGCAGATGCAATGAAAGACCCCAAGGTCATTCACCACTATGATGATGGAGCCAAATTTGCTCGTGACAATAAAGGTCGCTTTGATGTGATTCTTGTGGATTCGAGTGATCCTGTTGGTCCTGCTGAAGTTTTATTCAAAGAACCGTTTTTTCGGGATATGGCAAGTGCCTTAAAACCAACGGGAATCATTGCCACGCAAGCAGAATCTTTTTGGTATCATGGAGATGTAATTTCCTCTCTCTTTGATTTTATTCCTAAAATTTTTCCTGAGTATGGCTACTACTACACAACCATTCCTACTTATCCTTCTGGAATCATTGGTTTTACTTTTTTATCGAATGCCATAGATCCTTATTCGGTAACGCCAGATCCAAAACGAGTTCCTAAAGGTCTCAAATACTATAGTCCTGAAATTCACAAAGCGGCTTTTGTTCTACCAGAATTTGCAAAAGCTTATATCAAACGGAAAGGTTAA
- the pyrF gene encoding orotidine-5'-phosphate decarboxylase has product MSPRSNFIQKFNSRRDDLQSLLCIGLDPELEKLPKVSLDSKAPLVHFTETIIRYTHSYAAAWKPNVAFFERLGAEGYFALEHMVRLMKEVSPEVPIVMDAKRGDLANTSKEYAKYFFDTLGVDALTVNPYMGRDSLVPYLDLGGYIFVLGLTSNPSSKDFQKQKLLGKDIYLYEEVSDQMAKLGEEYPNQVGLVVGGTHPSEIQSLRARHPELYFLIPGFGAQGGDLQSIIQASGKRSLINSSRGITLSSVEENYGQVAQKKAEEVHKEMNQLFL; this is encoded by the coding sequence GTGAGCCCAAGGTCCAATTTCATTCAAAAATTCAATTCGCGTAGGGATGATTTGCAGTCTTTACTTTGTATTGGTCTCGATCCCGAATTGGAAAAGTTACCAAAAGTCAGTTTGGATTCGAAAGCCCCACTTGTCCATTTTACAGAAACTATCATTCGTTATACACATTCCTATGCGGCGGCATGGAAACCAAATGTAGCTTTTTTTGAAAGGTTAGGAGCTGAAGGGTATTTTGCCTTAGAACATATGGTTCGTTTGATGAAAGAAGTATCACCTGAAGTACCCATAGTGATGGATGCCAAACGTGGTGACCTTGCCAATACTTCCAAAGAGTATGCGAAGTATTTTTTTGATACTCTAGGAGTGGATGCCCTTACCGTCAATCCGTACATGGGCCGGGATAGTTTGGTTCCATACCTCGACTTGGGTGGGTATATTTTTGTACTTGGACTCACATCAAATCCTAGCTCAAAAGACTTTCAAAAACAAAAACTATTGGGAAAGGATATTTATTTGTATGAAGAGGTAAGTGACCAGATGGCAAAACTTGGTGAAGAGTATCCGAACCAAGTAGGCCTTGTGGTGGGTGGTACACATCCATCCGAGATTCAATCATTACGTGCACGTCATCCTGAATTGTATTTTCTCATCCCAGGATTTGGCGCACAAGGTGGAGACTTACAATCCATCATCCAAGCATCGGGAAAACGTTCTTTGATTAATTCTTCTAGGGGGATCACCCTTAGTTCGGTAGAAGAAAATTACGGACAAGTTGCACAAAAGAAAGCAGAGGAAGTGCATAAAGAAATGAACCAACTCTTTCTCTGA
- a CDS encoding SAM-dependent methyltransferase codes for MEKSQNQSLLQDTIDSELFTELKNKSTLEQFPIYRKIFFKAMSSMKRGSLRMILPNGEQITLGDPSAVVDSKFHSALIHVKKPAFFKKSVLYGDIGFSESYLTGDWETDSIENVISWFILNVDDSPSLSGAKKKLFHLDLFNLGNKFLHFLRKNTLTGSKKNIVEHYDLGNKFYKLFLDPSMTYSSAYFESLEDSLEEAQTRKVDKLCQKLKLNPADHLLEIGSGWGFLSIHAAKNYGCRVTTVTLSEEQYAYAKERIAKEGLSDKIEIRIEDYRKIEGQFTKIVSVEMLEAVGDAYYETFFQKCQDLLTRDGIMALQVITCPDSRFTSFKNGIDFIQKHIFPGSLLPSIGRMNQAINRTGDMYLFHLEDMGLSYAKTLRLWLKAFEENLTEVRNQGYSETFIRKWRYYLAYCAAAFQMRNISVVQSVYVRPNNLNL; via the coding sequence TTGGAAAAATCACAGAACCAGTCCCTCTTACAAGACACGATTGATTCAGAACTTTTTACCGAATTAAAGAACAAGTCTACCTTAGAACAATTTCCCATTTACAGGAAGATATTTTTTAAAGCCATGAGTTCCATGAAACGGGGATCCCTTCGGATGATCCTCCCGAATGGAGAACAGATAACGTTAGGAGATCCGAGTGCAGTAGTGGATTCAAAATTTCATTCTGCACTGATCCATGTAAAAAAACCTGCATTCTTCAAGAAATCAGTGTTATATGGTGATATTGGATTTTCCGAATCCTATTTAACAGGAGATTGGGAAACCGATTCCATTGAAAATGTTATTTCATGGTTTATATTGAATGTGGATGATAGCCCAAGTCTTTCTGGTGCAAAAAAGAAACTTTTTCACTTAGATTTATTCAATTTAGGCAATAAATTCCTGCATTTCCTGAGGAAAAACACCCTAACCGGAAGTAAAAAAAATATAGTAGAACATTATGATTTAGGAAATAAATTTTATAAATTATTTCTCGATCCATCGATGACTTATAGTTCTGCTTATTTTGAATCATTGGAAGATAGTTTGGAAGAAGCACAAACTAGAAAAGTGGACAAACTTTGCCAAAAGTTAAAACTAAATCCTGCGGATCACCTGTTGGAAATTGGAAGTGGTTGGGGTTTTTTATCCATCCATGCCGCAAAAAACTATGGATGTCGTGTGACTACCGTTACACTGTCTGAAGAACAATATGCCTATGCCAAAGAAAGGATCGCAAAAGAAGGCCTTTCTGACAAAATAGAAATTCGAATTGAAGACTATCGAAAGATTGAAGGGCAATTTACAAAAATTGTTTCCGTTGAAATGTTAGAAGCGGTAGGTGATGCTTATTATGAAACTTTCTTTCAAAAGTGCCAAGACCTTTTGACAAGAGACGGGATTATGGCCTTACAAGTCATCACCTGCCCTGACTCTAGATTTACTTCTTTCAAAAATGGAATTGATTTCATTCAAAAACATATCTTCCCTGGTTCTTTGTTACCTTCTATTGGTCGTATGAACCAAGCCATCAATCGTACAGGTGATATGTATTTATTCCATTTGGAAGACATGGGCTTAAGTTATGCGAAGACTCTTCGGTTATGGTTGAAAGCCTTTGAAGAAAATTTGACAGAAGTTAGAAACCAAGGGTATAGCGAAACCTTTATCAGAAAATGGAGATATTATTTGGCTTATTGTGCTGCTGCTTTTCAGATGCGAAACATTAGTGTAGTCCAATCTGTTTATGTTAGACCCAATAACCTAAATCTCTAA
- a CDS encoding nucleotidyltransferase family protein: protein MKKIRIGVIAAAGKGTRAYPRTSFIPKPLFVIEGKSILHRNVELMVKTFGIEKVYVLVGHLKEQIIAEIDHIRSVLPKVVIEPVDWTERGLASDVASLEKTIHEPFLTILGDEFYYRTDHDIFLKVLKKHPNMAASIGIVKTSLLSRIRKNYSVVLENDKILNLVEKPENPPNELLGLGSYFFTPEYFEFFKKTPASPKSGVIEITDVIDKMAKESKGGVYATMLSCEYFNINSMQDYYHAVYEVRNDLFHKFKTSLVIPTNNNERSITDVIVDFKDKFNEIIVIDNESTDETLALSKKEKVKTYTFPGEGDSTRLGEQVRRGIEYATGDIIVVVSPDGSFRSKDFPKLLEYMKDSDMVIGTRTTRQMIEQGSNLKPLYRLVNLLMGKLVEVFWWGQEPRFTDVDCQFFSVWRESYERVKPQLVVEDRKFIVELMIDIVRSHMRCIEIPVSYFKPVGQVEYRLRDMISDSIHIMKLILSKKFYLGEDRDGE, encoded by the coding sequence TTGAAAAAGATCAGAATTGGGGTCATTGCGGCTGCCGGAAAAGGAACCCGAGCATATCCCCGAACCAGCTTCATTCCAAAACCCCTCTTCGTCATTGAAGGAAAATCCATCCTCCACCGGAATGTGGAACTGATGGTCAAGACCTTTGGAATTGAAAAGGTCTATGTACTCGTTGGCCATCTCAAAGAACAAATCATTGCGGAGATTGACCACATTCGATCCGTATTACCCAAAGTTGTCATTGAACCAGTGGACTGGACAGAGAGAGGTCTGGCCTCTGATGTAGCAAGTCTTGAAAAAACAATTCATGAACCGTTTTTAACAATCCTTGGGGATGAGTTTTATTACCGAACCGATCACGATATCTTCTTAAAAGTTTTAAAAAAACACCCCAATATGGCTGCATCCATAGGGATAGTCAAAACATCATTACTCTCAAGAATCCGCAAAAACTACTCTGTAGTATTAGAGAATGATAAAATTCTAAATTTAGTTGAAAAACCAGAAAACCCGCCTAATGAACTTTTAGGTTTAGGAAGTTATTTTTTTACTCCAGAGTATTTTGAATTTTTTAAAAAAACCCCCGCCTCACCCAAGTCAGGTGTTATTGAAATTACCGACGTCATTGATAAAATGGCAAAAGAGTCCAAAGGTGGAGTGTATGCAACGATGCTTAGTTGTGAATACTTCAACATCAATTCCATGCAAGATTATTATCATGCAGTTTATGAAGTGAGAAATGATTTATTTCATAAGTTTAAAACAAGTTTGGTGATCCCAACCAACAACAATGAACGATCAATCACCGATGTGATTGTTGACTTTAAAGACAAATTCAATGAAATCATCGTCATTGATAATGAGTCCACTGATGAAACTTTGGCTCTCAGCAAAAAAGAAAAAGTGAAAACTTATACTTTTCCTGGTGAAGGGGATTCTACAAGGTTAGGGGAACAAGTAAGAAGAGGAATTGAATACGCAACAGGTGATATCATTGTTGTTGTTTCGCCTGATGGATCATTCCGGTCCAAAGACTTCCCAAAACTACTGGAATATATGAAAGATTCGGATATGGTGATTGGAACTCGTACCACAAGACAGATGATCGAACAGGGTTCTAATTTAAAACCACTCTATCGTTTGGTAAATCTGCTAATGGGAAAACTGGTAGAAGTATTTTGGTGGGGACAAGAACCAAGATTTACTGATGTAGATTGCCAGTTTTTCTCTGTTTGGCGCGAATCGTATGAAAGAGTTAAACCACAACTTGTTGTTGAAGATCGTAAGTTCATTGTAGAACTGATGATCGATATTGTAAGGTCTCATATGCGTTGTATTGAAATTCCCGTATCATATTTTAAACCAGTAGGTCAGGTGGAATACCGGTTACGTGATATGATTTCTGATTCAATCCATATTATGAAATTAATTTTATCTAAAAAGTTTTACCTAGGAGAAGATCGCGATGGCGAATAA
- a CDS encoding DUF1365 domain-containing protein, with the protein MYAADVFHTRTAPKPNKFKYRIFNFYLDLSEIDQLAYQSFWFSRNRFNLFSFYDKDHIQFEKGTIYENVKSFLEASGVSNIGKIFLLTNLRVLGYVFNPVSFYFCYDTEGNPLISIAEVGNTFGEIKPYLGYFKQAKGTIANPEVYIREPKNFYVSPFISLDSEFEFRLNIPNDQLQIGVDSFENGKRILTTSFLGKKIPFQSKYLLKLFTQFPFITVKIITLIHWQAFKLWIKKIPYISKHQNLEKQTGVPLGKITEPVPLTRHD; encoded by the coding sequence ATGTATGCGGCGGATGTGTTCCATACACGTACCGCCCCGAAACCTAACAAATTCAAATACAGGATTTTTAATTTTTATTTGGATCTATCTGAGATAGACCAGTTGGCCTACCAAAGTTTTTGGTTTTCTCGGAATCGTTTCAATTTGTTTTCCTTTTATGACAAAGATCATATTCAATTTGAAAAAGGAACAATTTACGAAAACGTTAAGTCCTTTTTGGAAGCTTCGGGAGTTTCAAACATTGGAAAGATATTTCTTCTCACCAATCTCCGCGTTTTGGGGTATGTTTTTAATCCTGTGAGTTTTTATTTTTGTTATGATACGGAAGGGAATCCACTTATATCCATTGCGGAAGTGGGGAATACCTTTGGTGAGATCAAACCTTATTTGGGTTATTTTAAACAAGCAAAAGGTACCATTGCAAATCCAGAAGTTTATATCAGAGAACCTAAAAATTTTTATGTCTCTCCTTTTATTAGTTTGGATTCTGAATTCGAGTTTCGATTGAACATTCCAAATGATCAATTGCAGATTGGTGTCGACTCTTTTGAAAATGGAAAACGAATTTTAACTACTTCCTTTCTTGGAAAAAAAATTCCATTCCAATCAAAATACTTATTAAAACTTTTTACCCAATTTCCATTCATCACCGTCAAAATAATAACATTGATTCATTGGCAAGCATTCAAACTTTGGATCAAAAAAATTCCGTACATTTCGAAACACCAAAACTTAGAGAAACAAACAGGAGTTCCCCTTGGAAAAATCACAGAACCAGTCCCTCTTACAAGACACGATTGA
- a CDS encoding DUF1574 domain-containing protein, with the protein MLKARFLFYPVILLLFLFLVDSIFRIPYIQTIAKIDLTAVNYKAKSDFLEKLIVEKPGVNTPKTKKIMIILGSSRLLYFDHDELVSFYPDWDIYNLSSAVTTPAYYDFQLTKVLDAGIKPDLVVMETDPNQFNQNSVFKSSNLTYSFDLSYVLSNLSLFGKDHVSFYLGRKLFAVGTYKPYIDQMWKNYKNPYLDNAIGMHQATYDYILTHNGNGLSPIDNYMEKDSNSLQMTSHRTLDWLFASYVRSPMQFGFYEKILDRLKEEKIKTVIIWPLSSPDFEALMEKEALVKTWEKEIDQITKSRNFSILKLKNDPSYTCNAFADGGHVAKDCYRSLMRSILLEYFRKYEPNHL; encoded by the coding sequence ATGCTCAAGGCACGGTTTCTTTTTTACCCGGTTATCCTTTTACTATTTTTGTTTTTGGTAGATTCCATATTTAGAATCCCCTATATCCAGACAATCGCCAAGATTGATTTAACAGCAGTTAATTACAAAGCTAAATCAGACTTTTTAGAAAAACTAATTGTCGAGAAACCGGGAGTAAACACTCCAAAAACAAAAAAAATCATGATCATTTTGGGTTCTTCTCGCCTTTTATATTTTGATCATGATGAGCTTGTTTCTTTTTATCCAGATTGGGATATTTATAATCTTTCTTCAGCAGTGACAACTCCTGCCTATTATGATTTTCAACTCACGAAAGTTTTGGATGCAGGGATCAAACCAGATTTGGTGGTAATGGAAACTGACCCAAACCAGTTTAATCAAAATTCTGTATTCAAAAGTTCAAATCTGACCTATAGTTTTGATTTATCCTATGTACTTTCAAATCTGAGTTTGTTTGGAAAAGACCATGTATCATTTTATTTAGGGCGCAAACTTTTTGCAGTAGGAACTTATAAACCCTATATAGACCAAATGTGGAAAAATTATAAAAATCCATATTTGGACAATGCCATCGGAATGCACCAGGCAACTTATGATTATATTCTAACCCACAATGGAAATGGACTTTCTCCGATTGATAATTATATGGAGAAAGATTCAAATTCACTTCAGATGACAAGCCATAGAACTTTGGATTGGTTATTTGCATCTTATGTTCGTAGCCCAATGCAATTTGGGTTTTATGAAAAAATTTTGGACCGTTTAAAAGAAGAAAAAATCAAAACCGTGATTATCTGGCCTCTTTCTTCTCCTGATTTTGAAGCCTTGATGGAAAAAGAAGCTTTAGTCAAAACTTGGGAAAAAGAGATCGACCAAATCACAAAAAGTCGAAATTTTTCAATACTGAAACTGAAAAATGATCCATCTTACACTTGTAATGCGTTTGCGGATGGTGGCCACGTAGCAAAAGATTGTTACAGAAGTTTGATGCGTTCTATTCTATTGGAATACTTTCGGAAGTACGAACCAAATCATCTGTAA
- a CDS encoding SRPBCC family protein, with protein MRETKSVFTFDEPIERLWSGVTVYEVLVHWLADEVRGRPKVGGDFSWTWKLGLEGDFTTHGIYKKIEPLRELVMEWKDHPADPTGAIYLQLLFESKGDKSSQLTIVNGGFPDGESSDVWLEGAKEAWDGQALHLKDFLKQNPDITKFFKKS; from the coding sequence ATGAGAGAAACTAAGTCCGTATTTACCTTTGATGAACCAATAGAACGATTGTGGTCGGGTGTTACCGTCTATGAAGTGTTAGTCCATTGGTTAGCAGATGAGGTAAGAGGAAGGCCAAAGGTGGGTGGGGATTTCTCTTGGACTTGGAAATTAGGTTTAGAAGGTGATTTCACCACACATGGCATATACAAAAAAATAGAACCATTACGTGAATTGGTGATGGAATGGAAAGATCATCCAGCTGACCCAACCGGTGCCATTTATTTACAATTATTATTTGAATCTAAAGGTGATAAATCATCCCAATTAACAATTGTTAACGGAGGATTCCCTGATGGAGAAAGTTCTGATGTATGGCTAGAAGGTGCCAAAGAGGCATGGGATGGACAAGCTTTACACTTAAAAGACTTCTTAAAACAAAATCCAGACATCACAAAGTTTTTTAAAAAATCTTGA